AGGAAATCCGATCGTGTAGTCGGAAGGAGACTCCGCTGTGGGCCTGAAGACAGTTGGGCTTTAAAATTATGGGCTGGTATGTCGTTTCGGCCATGTTGGGGAGCTCTCCCAATGTTGGGCTGATGTTAGTTTTGACCAGCTTagaatcttactattactagttggaggctccttttgaagcctccaggtgaagccacctaggattcttaggtggatactctagaaaaagagagaaatcctagaaattctcacaaaaaagcaaaacatccgaccatcaatcgatagattcaaatcatcatagccattggatctattatgttttctaaaaaattacccacctatgccattatgaaaatagcctaaagtaaacccctaaatctatatataaattacccacctctgccattatataaaataaactaaagtaagcccctaatcttcatcaaaattacccacttatgccattataaacaatatttaaaataaccccttaatttgcaactgaattgcctaccactattacttaaaaaatttaAACCCCTTAAAATTTGCATCtctattacccacacatgccattattaaaaataacatgaggtaactctacgtttgaatcaaataaccttaattaaaaatatacaacaatatatgattctaaatcgtctatatcttgcactattggtatacgatataataattaaggtctatacgcatgatgtatgtcaccatttataaggatataaagtgatgagaatatagatttctatgctaaaattgtatctcaaacttaatgttcattaaacaaattcaagcgcatacctgcgatgcaaagtgaaaagttaaagattataaatgtggatgaaaatattatagagtagttgctaactaaaatctatcacaattggatgaagatattaagtatatatctacataagcattgtgtgttcgaatatttaataaACGAGagctagcttatggtaatagttttttagcattatagtctcattttttttcattggaggcTTCgaattagttcccacgagacaagccagaaaaaaagagacaaattctcataaaaattaaaaacatcaaacatcaatcctgtaaactctaataatcataaccattgatctattatattttctaaaaagttacccaccactattattatgaaaatattcaaaaatgagctctaaacctatatttcaattaccgagctcagctattataaaaaataatctaaagtaaccccataaccttcatccaatttactaatacacattaTTATAAAggataacttaaaatgtcattctaaaattttatctatgttatccatgtatgtcgttattaaaaataacctaaagtaaacatttaaatcttaatctaattatcgtcatgtgcatcatacaaaaaTGTTAAAAggtaaattaatatatgattttaaattatgtatttatgtcattattaatataaaaatactaagttaaaggatatacacatgatgactgccaccatttagactatttatacatgtatgtgaggaatcgatgaaaaatattgatttgtatgctaaacataatgtatggaggattggaggtgtgatacaaaatggaaaaaatatgaatatggatgaaaaagtgcattgagtaattattaattaaaaatcaatcacaactggacaaagatagatacatatctctataagtattatgttgaagtattgaaaaataagagagtagtaggtgaacaattttgattattagctagaagtttaatttctaaataatttttaaatacaatagcttctaaaaaaatattagcccgtgtgggagcacgggttgatggactagtttttTTGAATTGTGGTAGTATTTTTAAAACTAGAGTCACAAAACCTCGGACTTCATTTTTAAAATGAATATCTTTCTTCGCCCATGTGGCCTTTGCCTTTGCATGGCAAGCATTTGAGCACCTAAGCAGTAAGCACTGGATCGTAATGGAGGATCAGATAGAGTTGCATAGTTTAAAACATCTTCGGATACCCCTGTTAGTAAATTCAAAAGGCTATCCAAAACTGCGCGACGTTTTAGAATTAATTCAAAGTCTAATCAAACTTTTTATACCAGCTGATTAGACCGTACAGATCACACGCCGCAATATTTCCCACAGCCTGACAGTAAAACTTCTTTTACGCAAATGGCGGGACATTGCTCCTCGTTATGAAAAGGTTTATTCTATGGGGCTACGCCGAAAGAAAAGCATGAATTACATACTGGCAGAAGCTATGAATTGGGAACGATGCTTCACGCTGCTCTAGAATTCAAAACCGACGCATGCAGCCTCACACTCTCACCACGCAACCACTGGGAACCGGCCAACCGGGGGATCGGTCGGTGCCTGAACACCGGCTCCGTGCCCTGGAATCTGGATCAAAGTATCGAACTGATCCTCGTGTCCCGGATCAGTGACTCTGAATCCCTGATGCACATGGGGGAAAGCCCCCTGATGCCGTGATGCGTGCGATGCACGGGAAGTCTTAACTCCTAACTTGCGGCGGCAGGTAAGATCGGAAACGTGGCCCAGCTGTCAGCTACCTAGACGCAGCTCCGTTATTCTCTCCTTTGTGCTTCGATTCAGTGGTTTTCATCAATCAAGGACAAAATCACAAAAATATATACAAAGTGCTTTGTAGTAGCATTTCGAGCGTACGAAGAGGCGAAGACACCTTGCTGTGCATGGATCGCAGGGATCAGCAGCGTCAGCCGCTTCCCCGTTGGCGTTTTCGcatgccgtcgccgtcgccgtcgcggtgaGGTCGGCTTCCCCCACCTGTCGAGTGTCGAGCGAGACGCGGACACCATCCGAGGCATCTTTTGTACGCCAGCCCTTAAAAACTAGTGCCGAGATCATCAGGCTGTGTGGCGCTACGCGATCGCGCCGTTCTTTCACACGGCCTTTTGGTCTTGATAACGTGCTGTCGCCTTCTTGGAGCCACGTCCGCGATAGAATCCTTGATGCTGACTGAGGGCTGGAAACGCAACCGCGAAGATGCCCGTCATGGCCGCGGCAACTGCAATCCTTGGTTTGATGGTGTCAAATGGTGTTTCCCTGGCAGTCCATGATTTCCTGTTCTCATGTATGGATATACATCATCTCCACtgaaaaatattttcatcaTAAAGAGAGTTCCATGACCCTGACATAACATCGTGCACTCAGCACATACATAGCATACAAAAAAGCAGTTTTTGAGTTTGCCTCAACAACTTTGGAGCAACTACATACAATGGATAACTTCTTAATGCTCAAAGTAGGCTGCCAAAACCCAGGTATTCTTTATACCTCCAGTGGTACAAATCAGGGGGGAGCAAGCACAGACTCACAGCGTCCATCGTTACTCAGTATACATCTCCTAGGATTAGATAGCAGTACAGGCGAAAACAGTAAGCGCTTATTCAAGCACATCTCAGCTACCAGTAGCTTATTACAGTACGTAGCAGCTAGCCATCTAGATCCATACAATAACCACATATCAAGTTATCAACATTCTTGTTGACAGGGGAGGCTACGGGAGCAAAGGATTGCGGGAGAAAGACACCGGCTTAGTGTATTTACAGTCACGCAGGATACAAAGGCACCACGGATTGTGGGCAGTCCAACCTCTTCCCGGCGAGGGAGTAGTATGCAAGTATCTGAGCTTGACTATCTACACAAGGCTCCCCATCTTCATTCAACTGTACGTTCTCGGGGTTGGGAGGTGTAAACTCTATGTTCCAGAATGGCCTAGCCATGAGCATGAGGTCACGGCCAGTCTGAGAGGCTTTGTAGCCCTGCACCCATACGTACCTCAGAGACCGCATATGCAGCATTGCGAGGGCCAGAGCTCGCTCGCTGAAGCAACAACTCCTGAGTTCAAGCTTTCGCAGGTTCACACATCCCAATGCGAAACCGATCAATCCATCATCAGTTTCCCCAACATTTCCAAGAAGCATGTACTGGATGTTTCCGCTGCACTGTCCAATGTACTCAAGACCAACATCTGAAAGCCCACCCGGTCTCAAGTACAGAGCAAACCTCCGAAGTTTGGTGCAGCCCCTCAGCAGAGCTCGGACGCCATTGTCCAGTGGCAATTCTGTTATCCTCTCCTCTCTATCTAGCAGAACAAGCCGGAAGTCATAAAGTTTCTTGCAGAAAGTCCCAATAGATTCCAGGGCCCCATTGGTTATATCAGAGACATAGGCAGCAATGTATTCCAGTTCGCGGCAACCTACGGCTATAGCCGTCAAGCCTACTTGAGAGACCCCACCCTGCTCTTCTTGCGCACCTCCTTCATCGTCCCCTCGCTCAATTCTGAGCCTTTGGAGCTTCTTGCAGGTATCAGCAACAACCCCTAATCCTCTATCTCCAATCACATTCCTCACCTATTGAAAAAATGTATAAAGTTAGTTACCATGAAAAAGATCAGCAATTGAGTATCTTCATAATTTACATGACTAGGAGACATTACCGCAAGAACTAGCAAGTTCGGACATTTTGAAATGAGCTGGCAATGGTCTTCGGTGGTGAGGACAGTGTACTGCAAATCCAGCTTCTTGAGTATCGCAGAAAAAGGAAATATAATAGGCATTTCATTTGTTCCCATGAAAGTAAGACCCAAGGAGCACAATCTTGATGGAAATTTAACATTCCCGTACTTGGCAAGTTCTCCTTGCTCGTTGAATGTCCCTCCAGCAAATTCTTCCAATGCTGTGGCAGATTGGAAGAAACCTATTAAATCTGAAAGATCGCAGTCGCTAATCTTCAGGGAAATCAGTGACTTGCAGTTCCTTGCAAGAAGCTCTAGGTCAGATGGCATCACTTCAAGGTCAGTCATGTGGAAATTCAATGTTGCCAGAACAGGGCAGCTGGCTGCAAGGTCACGGATCCATTCACTGCCTTGATCGATAATTTGACATTCTTCCAGAAATAAAGTTCTCAGTGACCTGATGAATTTAGCGGAACAAGTTAGTGCGATGGTTTCATCACAATACTAGCAGCTATAAGTATGCTAAAGGGAAAAATAGTAGAATAAAAGGATGCAGTCCGGACAAACAAATGTAACTTTCTTTAGCACTCCACAAACAATGCTAGCTGTGTCTGACACTGAACTGTATATCATGAGGGGAATCAGGAAACAAAACCTAGACTTTTCCCATACCACTGTTTTCAGTGTTGCTTGACCATTTTGTTAGAATTTCAGAAGCTGGAGAAGCACATTAGTCAACTCAAACCAGTACAGATTGTTCAGTGGTTTAAGTGTTGTGGTATTAAATGTTTCCAAGAATCCAAGAAATGCAATGAATAAGTATAACAGTTAAAACAATACTACAGACGTACAGGTTACTAAATTTAGGGTTATTCAAAGACTCCTTTTCGGGTAGATCTAACTAAATGCTCCCTTATTTGATTCACTGTTTCCAGTGATGTGCTCAATGCTTTCCCCTTCTCTTCATATATCCAATTAAGGCATCAGAATCATCAAATTATGCACAGTTAACACCATTGCattaaccttttcttttgaaattcTCTTTGGAGAAATCTACAAATGAAGCCACGAATTGTAATCATACAGGAATGAAAGTGCACTCTTAAGGCATCTGCACACCTTCTGTGCTGCTGATCGTACGATCTCTAATCATTGAGGTCAGGCGCCCAAATTTGGGCGCCAGATCTAGAGCCACCTTTTCGGAAAAATCCTCCCAAGGTAGAACGAGTTTCTACGTGCAGAAAGAGATGCTCAGTTCAGTGCTATTTACTAGTACACCATTTCGGGGGGAGTCAACCAAACAGTAGCTAACGCCCGCCCAGTCATTGTCACCATCTTCCGAACCCCAATTCGAGCTACTTCTCCCCACACCAGATCGGAGCAAAAGGGGTGCAAGAGAATCGAGGAGTCGCGAACCTGCAGGAgcgggcgacgaggcggagcccgTCCGTGGAGAAGCCGGTGCACTTGTCGAGCTTCAGCTCCTGCAACATGTGCCCCCTGGCGCGGACGAGCTCGGCGAGGTCGTCGTCGGTGACAACCATCCGGCGGAGCTGGAGCGCCTTGAGGCACtcgagcggcgcggcgagctcggTGACCCACGGCCTCGCGTAGGCGCCCCAGTCCTCCGGGATGAGCCCGTACATGGCCGCGCGGGGCTTCCCCTTCACCGCGAGCGACTCGAGCCGCGGGAACCGCGCCAGCAGGCGCGCCGGGGACACGGCGTAGCAGAAGGGCACCGTGACGTGCTTCCGCGAGAGCGCGTCGATGCGGTGCCAGCGGCGGCACACCAGCGAGGCGGCCTCCCTGTCGCGCGGGTCCTCCACGAACCCCATCACCAGGTGCAGCATCTCCTCGGGCACCCAgccgccgtctccgccaccGATGCTCAGCGCGCGGGTGAGCCGCCGCGGCTCCGGCGCCTCCCCGCCCATCGATCCCGATCGGGCCACGAGCGAGCGGATCAGGCCCTCGCAGGCTCAGCTGGCCTCCTACGGCAGGAGCTCCGCGACGGCTCGCCGGGGATATGCTCCGGCGAGGGGCGGAGACATGGGGAttccctcctccgctccctctcGGCCTGATTCGGTGGTGGCTTGAGCAGGAGCGAGCAGAGGCGGAGAGAATTATTGGAGGGAGAAGCGCGAGTGGAGAGCAGAGGGACGAGGTGGGGTGGGGATTGGGGAAGCCGGGTAGGGGCGTTTACTTCTGCGCGATCCAGCTGGGGATGCCGAGCCACGTCGGCTGGGGGCCGGGCGGGGAATTTGCTCggcacacacgcacgcacgacACGGACACACGCACTGTCGCCTCTGTGTCTGTGGGGTGGCGGTGGATGCCGTCAAGTGAACTGGTGATGAACAGGGCGGTAAATTTAAACCAGGGGCAGGATGCGGTAGCTAGCACTATACCATGTGAGCGTTAGTTGAAGCGATGATTATCGTCAGCCTGTACTTTTAAGT
This sequence is a window from Setaria italica strain Yugu1 chromosome III, Setaria_italica_v2.0, whole genome shotgun sequence. Protein-coding genes within it:
- the LOC101774165 gene encoding coronatine-insensitive protein homolog 1b; translation: MGGEAPEPRRLTRALSIGGGDGGWVPEEMLHLVMGFVEDPRDREAASLVCRRWHRIDALSRKHVTVPFCYAVSPARLLARFPRLESLAVKGKPRAAMYGLIPEDWGAYARPWVTELAAPLECLKALQLRRMVVTDDDLAELVRARGHMLQELKLDKCTGFSTDGLRLVARSCRSLRTLFLEECQIIDQGSEWIRDLAASCPVLATLNFHMTDLEVMPSDLELLARNCKSLISLKISDCDLSDLIGFFQSATALEEFAGGTFNEQGELAKYGNVKFPSRLCSLGLTFMGTNEMPIIFPFSAILKKLDLQYTVLTTEDHCQLISKCPNLLVLAVRNVIGDRGLGVVADTCKKLQRLRIERGDDEGGAQEEQGGVSQVGLTAIAVGCRELEYIAAYVSDITNGALESIGTFCKKLYDFRLVLLDREERITELPLDNGVRALLRGCTKLRRFALYLRPGGLSDVGLEYIGQCSGNIQYMLLGNVGETDDGLIGFALGCVNLRKLELRSCCFSERALALAMLHMRSLRYVWVQGYKASQTGRDLMLMARPFWNIEFTPPNPENVQLNEDGEPCVDSQAQILAYYSLAGKRLDCPQSVVPLYPA